The Candidatus Woesearchaeota archaeon genome includes the window AGAGCTTTAGTTCCTACTAACTTACATGTAGCTATTCCAAAAGGATATGAGTTTAAAGTGCGTCCCCGAAGTGGACTCGCTCTTAAAGAAGGAGTAACTGTGTTAAACACTCCAGGGTGTATAGATTCTGATTACAGAGGTTCTGTAGGAGTTATACTACAAAACTTCTCTGATGATGTATTTGAAGTGCAACAAGGAGATAGAATTGCTCAAATTAGTCTAGAAAGAGTGGATTCTATAGAATGGAAAGAAGTAGAAGAATTAGATAAAACAAGTAGAAATGAAGGTGGATTTGGTTCCACAGGAAAAAAATAATATGACAAATTTACAAGTACTTT containing:
- the dut gene encoding dUTP diphosphatase; the encoded protein is MKIEIVNNSNNTLPEYSTSGAASMDVQADFSKEIKSKFLYFSEMDEERNTLLIFSGGRALVPTNLHVAIPKGYEFKVRPRSGLALKEGVTVLNTPGCIDSDYRGSVGVILQNFSDDVFEVQQGDRIAQISLERVDSIEWKEVEELDKTSRNEGGFGSTGKK